Genomic DNA from Streptomyces sp. AM 2-1-1:
GCCGCCCCACAGCTCGGGGATCACGTCACCGAGGGACTGGAGCACCTTGCCGGACGCGGCACGGGTCGCGACGGCCTTGCCGGCCTCGAAGACGGGGAGCTTCTCCTCCCAGCCCGCGGGCAGCTCGCCGGCGTTGATCCGGTCGAACTCGGCGGCGCGCTCCGGGTTGGCGGTGCGCCAGGCGGCGAAGGACTTCTCCCACTCGGCCTTGGCGTCGCGGCCGCGGTCCAGCGCCTCGCGGGTGTGCGCGATGACCTCGTCGGAGACCTCGAAGGTCTTCTCCGGGTCGAAGCCGAGGACCTTCTTGGTCGCGGCGACCTCGTCGTCGCCGAGCGCCGAGCCGTGCGCGGCCTCGGTGTTCTGGGCGTGCGGGGCGGGCCAGGCGATGATCGAGCGGGCCGCGATGAACGAGGGGCGCTCCGTCTCGGCCTTGGCCGCCAGCAGCGCCTTGTAGAGGCCCGCCGGGTCCAGGTCGCCGTTGGCCTGCTGCTCGACGCGCTGGACGTGCCAGCCGTACGCCTCGTACCGCTTGAGGGTGTCCTCGGAGACCGCGGTCTCCGTGTCGCCCTCGATCGAGATGTGGTTGTCGTCCCAGAGCAGCGTCAGGTTGCCGAGCTTCTGGTGGCCGGCCATCGAGGACGCCTCGGCGGAGATGCCCTCCTGGAGACAGCCGTCACCGGCGATGACCCAGATGTCGTGGTCGAAGGGCGAGGTGCCGGGGGCCGCGTCCGGGTCGAACAGACCGCGCTCGTAGCGGGCGGCCATGGCCATGCCGACGGCGTTGGCGACACCCTGGCCGAGCGGGCCGGTGGTGGTCTCCACGCCGGTGGTGTGGCCGTACTCCGGGTGGCCCGGGGTCTTCGAGCCCCAGGTGCGGAAGGCCTTCAGGTCGTCCAGCTCCAGGCCGTAACCGGCCAGGTAGAGCTGGATGTACAGAGTCAGGCTGGAGTGACCCGCGGACAGCACGAAACGGTCGCGGCCCGTCCAGTCGGCGTCGGCGGGGTCGTGCCGCATCACCTTCTGGAAGAGGGTGTAGGCGGCCGGCGCCAGGCTCATCGCCGTGCCCGGGTGGCCGTTTCCGACCTTCTGTACGGCGTCGGCCGCGAGGACGCGAGCGGTGTCCACCGCCCGCTGGTCCAATTCGGTCCACTGGAGGTCTGTGGTGGTCGGCTTGGTGCTCACCCTGAGTCAGGGCTCCTCTCCACTGTTCGGAAAACCGGGGGCTGGTGACCGCACCGGACGTTCTTGAGCCTACCCCCGTAACAGCAAGGGATTTCCGGTCGTATTCCAGGGTGCGCGGCATCGGCGGAGTTCGCCTTCCGTATGAGCGGGACGGTTCTCCATTGGGCTTCTCCAATGAGCGTGACCAGCGACTTCTGTGCTTCTCGCACGAGCGGCGCACCTCTCGTCGGAGCCCTTTGCGGCGGGGCGCTCGAAAGGGCGTCGCCCCGCCCCGGTCGCGCCACCCCAACACGAGTCCACCCCCGCGAAGGACGGCCTGTCCCCAACGTCTACAGTGGTCTGGTTCGCGCAAGTCTTTACCGGGCCCTCACGCCCGGTGCTTGCTGGGATTTCTCTGTCAGGGGTGTGCGTGACGGCCGTCGAGTCCCGACCCGCAGGGGTCGCCTTGACTCCGAGCCCAGGGGGCCATCGCCCGTACGGGGCCCGCATCAAGGCATTCGTGGCGCTGACGAAGCCGCGGATCATCGAGCTGTTGCTCATCACCACCGTTCCGGTGATGTTCCTGGCCGCTCAGGGTGTGCCCGATCTGTGGCTCGTCCTCGCAACCACCATCGGCGGATTCATCTCCGCGGGCGGTGCGAATGCGCTCAACATGTACATCGACCGCGACATCGACGCGTTGATGGACCGTACGTCGCAGCGACCGCTGGTCACCGGAATGGTGAGCCCGCGCGAGTGCCTGGCCTTCGGGATCACCCTCGGGGTCGTCTCCACCGTCTGGTTCGGTCTGCTGGTCAACTGGCTCTCCGCGGCCCTCAGCCTCGGCGCGCTGCTCTTCTACGTCGTCGTCTACACGATGCTGCTGAAGCGCCGGACCTCGCAGAACATCGTCTGGGGCGGGATCGCCGGCTGCATGCCGGTCCTCATCGGCTGGTCGTCGGTGACGGACTCGGTGTCCTGGGCCGCCGTCATCCTCTTCGCGGTCATCTTCTTCTGGACGCCCCCGCACTACTGGCCGCTGTCGATGAAGGTGAAGGACGACTACGCCCGCGTCGGCGTCCCGATGCTGCCGGTCATCGCCTCCAACCGCGTGGTCGCCCGCCAGATCGTCATCTACAGCTGGGTGATGGTGGCGGTCTCGCTGCTGCTGACCCCGCTCGGTTACACCGGCTGGTTCTACACCGTGGTGGCGCTGCTCTCGGGCGGCTTCTGGCTCTGGGAGGCGCACGGCCTGCAGAACCGGGCCAAGGCCGGCGTCGCCGGTGCCAAGC
This window encodes:
- the tkt gene encoding transketolase translates to MSTKPTTTDLQWTELDQRAVDTARVLAADAVQKVGNGHPGTAMSLAPAAYTLFQKVMRHDPADADWTGRDRFVLSAGHSSLTLYIQLYLAGYGLELDDLKAFRTWGSKTPGHPEYGHTTGVETTTGPLGQGVANAVGMAMAARYERGLFDPDAAPGTSPFDHDIWVIAGDGCLQEGISAEASSMAGHQKLGNLTLLWDDNHISIEGDTETAVSEDTLKRYEAYGWHVQRVEQQANGDLDPAGLYKALLAAKAETERPSFIAARSIIAWPAPHAQNTEAAHGSALGDDEVAATKKVLGFDPEKTFEVSDEVIAHTREALDRGRDAKAEWEKSFAAWRTANPERAAEFDRINAGELPAGWEEKLPVFEAGKAVATRAASGKVLQSLGDVIPELWGGSADLAGSNNTTIDKSSSFLPAGNPLPEANPYGRTIHFGIREHSMAAEMNGIALHGNTRVYGGTFLVFSDYMRNAVRLSALMHLPVTYVWTHDSIGLGEDGPTHQPVEHIASLRAIPGLNVVRPADANETAIAWREILRRWTKVFGKGAPHGLALTRQGVPTYEANEDAAKGGYVLFEADGGEPQVVLIGTGSEVHLAVEAREQLQAAGVPTRVVSMPCVEWFEEQTPEYRESVLPKAVKARVAVEAGIGLTWYRYVGDAGRIVSLEHFGASADAKVLFREFGFTPEHVVAAARESLDAAAR
- a CDS encoding heme o synthase, with amino-acid sequence MCVTAVESRPAGVALTPSPGGHRPYGARIKAFVALTKPRIIELLLITTVPVMFLAAQGVPDLWLVLATTIGGFISAGGANALNMYIDRDIDALMDRTSQRPLVTGMVSPRECLAFGITLGVVSTVWFGLLVNWLSAALSLGALLFYVVVYTMLLKRRTSQNIVWGGIAGCMPVLIGWSSVTDSVSWAAVILFAVIFFWTPPHYWPLSMKVKDDYARVGVPMLPVIASNRVVARQIVIYSWVMVAVSLLLTPLGYTGWFYTVVALLSGGFWLWEAHGLQNRAKAGVAGAKLKEMRLFHWSITYVSLLFVAVAVDPFLR